In Pectobacterium aroidearum, the following are encoded in one genomic region:
- the potH gene encoding putrescine ABC transporter permease PotH yields the protein MTLFPERSTAEPPGKARLWLRVLMARWRQKHGRKLVIALPYLWLLLLFMLPFLIVFKISLAEMARAIPPYTDLVSWMDDKLDISLNLGNYLHLLDDPLYFDAYMQSLQVAAVSTLCCLFIGYPLAWAVAHSKPSTRNILLLLVILPSWTSFLIRVYAWMGILKNNGILNNFLLWLGVIDEPLVILHTNLAVYIGVVYSYLPFMVLPIYTALMRLDYSLVEASLDLGARPLKTFFSVIVPLTKGGIIAGSMLVFIPAVGEYVIPELLGGPDSIMIGRILWQEFFNNRDWPVASAVAVVMLLLLIMPIIWFHKHQSKSAEGEA from the coding sequence ATGACTTTATTTCCCGAACGTAGCACGGCGGAACCACCGGGCAAGGCCAGACTCTGGCTCCGTGTGCTGATGGCACGCTGGCGTCAAAAGCACGGACGTAAGCTGGTCATTGCGCTGCCGTATCTGTGGCTGCTGCTGCTGTTTATGCTGCCATTCCTGATCGTGTTCAAAATCAGCCTTGCAGAGATGGCGCGGGCGATCCCGCCGTATACCGATCTGGTTTCCTGGATGGACGACAAGCTGGATATTTCCCTGAATCTTGGGAATTACCTGCACTTGTTGGACGACCCGCTGTATTTCGATGCCTATATGCAATCACTCCAGGTTGCTGCCGTGTCGACGTTGTGCTGTCTGTTTATCGGTTATCCGTTGGCTTGGGCGGTAGCGCACAGCAAACCTTCAACGCGTAATATCCTATTATTGTTGGTGATTCTGCCATCGTGGACGTCATTCCTGATTCGCGTCTACGCCTGGATGGGGATTCTGAAAAATAACGGCATCCTGAATAACTTCCTGCTGTGGCTGGGTGTGATCGATGAACCACTGGTCATTCTGCATACCAATTTGGCGGTTTATATTGGTGTCGTGTACTCCTATCTGCCGTTTATGGTGCTGCCGATCTATACCGCGCTGATGCGGTTGGACTATTCGTTAGTGGAAGCATCGTTGGATCTGGGCGCGCGGCCGCTGAAAACCTTTTTCAGCGTGATCGTTCCTTTAACGAAAGGCGGAATTATTGCCGGCTCGATGCTGGTCTTCATCCCTGCGGTGGGGGAATACGTGATTCCAGAACTGCTCGGCGGGCCAGATAGCATCATGATTGGCCGTATTTTGTGGCAGGAATTCTTCAATAACCGTGATTGGCCGGTGGCGTCTGCCGTTGCCGTCGTTATGTTGCTGCTATTGATTATGCCGATTATCTGGTTCCACAAACATCAGAGCAAAAGTGCGGAGGGTGAGGCGTGA
- the potG gene encoding putrescine ABC transporter ATP-binding subunit PotG, whose protein sequence is MNDAIPRPQSKPQKAATPLLEVRNLTKSFDGQAAVDDVSLTIYKGEIFALLGASGCGKSTLLRMLAGFELPTQGQIVLDGQDLSLVPPYQRPINMMFQSYALFPHMTVEKNIAFGLKQDKLPRAEIKDRVEEMLSLVHMQEFANRKPHQLSGGQRQRVALARSLAKRPKLLLLDEPMGALDKKLRDRMQLEVVDILERVGVTCVMVTHDQEEAMTMAGRIAIMNRGKFVQIGEPEEIYEHPNTRFSAEFIGSVNMFEGILQERQDDALIIKSPGLVHPLKVDSDVSVVDGVPVYIALRPEKIMLCEEVPADGCNFAVGEVVHIAYLGDLSIYHVRLNSGQTISAQLQNAYRYRKGAPTWGDEVRLCWDADSCVVLTV, encoded by the coding sequence GTGAATGACGCGATCCCCCGCCCTCAATCAAAACCTCAAAAAGCGGCCACACCGCTGCTGGAAGTGCGTAACCTGACGAAGTCGTTCGATGGTCAGGCCGCCGTCGATGATGTCAGCCTGACGATTTATAAAGGCGAAATTTTTGCTCTGCTGGGTGCATCCGGCTGTGGGAAATCCACGCTGCTGCGTATGCTGGCGGGTTTTGAGCTCCCCACGCAGGGGCAGATTGTTCTGGATGGTCAGGATTTGTCATTGGTGCCGCCTTACCAGCGTCCTATCAATATGATGTTTCAGTCTTATGCGCTGTTCCCACACATGACGGTGGAAAAGAATATCGCGTTTGGTCTGAAGCAGGACAAGCTACCGCGCGCAGAAATTAAAGACCGTGTGGAAGAGATGTTGTCGCTGGTGCATATGCAGGAGTTCGCTAATCGTAAACCGCATCAGCTTTCCGGCGGCCAGCGTCAGCGTGTCGCATTGGCACGTAGTCTGGCGAAGCGTCCTAAACTGCTGTTGCTGGACGAACCGATGGGAGCGCTGGACAAGAAACTGCGTGACCGCATGCAGCTCGAAGTCGTCGATATTCTGGAGCGTGTGGGCGTGACTTGCGTGATGGTGACGCACGATCAGGAAGAAGCCATGACCATGGCAGGCCGTATTGCCATTATGAATCGCGGTAAATTCGTACAGATTGGCGAACCGGAAGAGATTTATGAGCACCCGAACACGCGTTTCAGCGCGGAGTTCATCGGCTCGGTCAATATGTTTGAAGGGATCTTGCAGGAACGTCAGGACGATGCGCTGATCATCAAAAGCCCTGGGCTGGTGCATCCGCTGAAGGTGGATTCGGATGTCTCGGTGGTGGATGGCGTTCCGGTCTACATCGCGTTGCGTCCAGAGAAGATCATGTTGTGTGAAGAGGTTCCAGCCGATGGCTGTAACTTCGCGGTAGGGGAAGTGGTGCATATCGCCTATCTGGGCGACCTGTCGATTTACCACGTCAGGCTCAACAGCGGGCAAACCATCAGCGCGCAGTTACAAAATGCTTACCGCTATCGCAAAGGCGCACCGACCTGGGGAGATGAGGTCCGGCTGTGTTGGGATGCGGATAGCTGTGTGGTTCTGACGGTGTAG
- the potF gene encoding spermidine/putrescine ABC transporter substrate-binding protein PotF — protein sequence MFTQRKKWLSGVVTGLLMAASVTASAEEKTLHVYNWSDYIAPDTLANFQKETGIKVVYDVFDSNEVLEGKLMAGSTGFDLVVPSASFLERQLSAGVFQPLDKSKLPNYKNLDPELMKLIAQHDPENKYALPYLWATTGIGYNVEKVKAALGADAPVDSWDLVLKPENLEKLKSCGVSFLDAPEEIFATVLNYQGKDPNSTKPGDYTTSATDLLLKLRPSIRYFHSSQYINDLANGDICVAVGWAGDILQAGNRAKEAKNGVNIQYSIPKEGALAFFDVLAIPKDAKNLDEAYAFLDYLMKPEVMAGISNHVYYASGNLASLPLVNAEIRNNPGVYPPADVRAKLFTLKVQSPQIDRTRTRAWTKVKSGK from the coding sequence ATGTTCACCCAACGTAAAAAATGGCTATCGGGTGTTGTTACCGGCTTGCTGATGGCCGCGTCCGTCACCGCATCTGCGGAAGAGAAAACGCTGCATGTTTATAACTGGTCCGACTATATCGCGCCGGACACGTTAGCCAATTTCCAGAAAGAAACCGGCATTAAAGTCGTCTATGACGTGTTTGATTCCAACGAAGTGTTGGAAGGTAAGCTCATGGCGGGCAGCACGGGTTTTGATCTGGTGGTGCCTTCTGCCAGCTTCCTGGAGCGCCAGCTCTCTGCGGGAGTTTTTCAGCCATTAGACAAGAGCAAGTTACCGAATTACAAAAATCTGGATCCTGAGCTGATGAAGCTGATTGCGCAGCACGATCCAGAGAATAAATATGCCCTGCCTTACCTGTGGGCGACCACGGGCATCGGCTATAACGTTGAGAAAGTCAAAGCAGCGCTAGGGGCTGACGCGCCGGTTGACAGCTGGGATCTGGTACTGAAACCAGAGAACCTGGAAAAACTGAAAAGCTGCGGCGTCTCCTTCCTGGATGCACCGGAAGAGATCTTTGCGACCGTGTTGAACTATCAGGGTAAAGATCCGAACAGCACCAAGCCGGGGGATTACACCACGTCTGCGACCGACCTGCTGCTGAAACTGCGTCCGAGCATTCGCTACTTCCATTCATCGCAGTACATCAACGATCTGGCAAACGGCGATATCTGCGTCGCAGTCGGCTGGGCGGGCGATATCCTGCAGGCAGGAAACCGTGCGAAAGAAGCGAAGAACGGGGTGAATATCCAATACAGCATTCCGAAAGAAGGCGCGTTGGCATTCTTTGATGTTCTCGCTATTCCAAAAGATGCTAAAAATCTGGATGAAGCCTATGCGTTTCTGGATTACCTGATGAAGCCGGAAGTGATGGCGGGAATCAGTAACCATGTGTATTACGCGAGCGGTAATCTGGCATCCTTGCCGTTGGTGAACGCAGAAATTCGTAATAACCCGGGCGTTTATCCGCCGGCGGATGTGCGTGCCAAACTGTTTACGCTTAAGGTGCAATCTCCTCAGATTGACCGCACGCGTACACGTGCATGGACTAAGGTTAAGAGCGGCAAATAG
- a CDS encoding YbjN domain-containing protein: MDSLIVPDLAMLRRWLDQLNILYFECDSCQALHLPHMQNFDGVFDAKVDLVDNVILFSALAEVKPSALIPLVGDLSQINASSLTVKAFIDVQDDNLPKLIVCQSFSVAAGMTLEQFRHFMQQSEEQISMVILEAGANNLLFIGEEEEGSAVRVTTSHLH; the protein is encoded by the coding sequence ATGGATTCACTCATCGTCCCGGATTTGGCTATGCTACGGCGGTGGCTGGATCAACTGAATATTCTGTATTTTGAATGTGATTCCTGTCAGGCGCTCCATCTTCCTCATATGCAAAATTTTGATGGCGTGTTCGATGCGAAAGTTGATCTGGTAGATAACGTGATCCTGTTTTCCGCACTTGCCGAAGTGAAACCCAGCGCGTTGATCCCTCTGGTCGGCGATCTGAGCCAAATCAACGCCAGCTCGTTGACCGTCAAAGCGTTTATCGATGTGCAGGACGATAATCTGCCGAAGCTGATTGTCTGCCAGTCATTCAGCGTTGCTGCCGGCATGACGTTGGAACAGTTCCGCCATTTCATGCAGCAGTCTGAAGAACAGATCTCAATGGTGATCCTCGAAGCTGGTGCTAATAATCTGCTGTTTATTGGCGAGGAAGAAGAGGGCTCTGCTGTCAGAGTCACAACCTCACATCTGCATTGA
- the rimK gene encoding 30S ribosomal protein S6--L-glutamate ligase: MKIAILSRDGALYSCKRLREAAEARKHSVEIIDPLSCYMNINSAAPSVHYRGRRLDKYDAVIPRIGSQITFYGTAVLRQFEMLGSYPLNNSVAVIRARDKLHSLQLLAREGIDLPITGFAHSPDDTGDLIAMVGGAPLVVKLVEGTQGIGVVLAETRQAAESVIDAFRGLNAHILVQEYVREAQGKDIRCLVIGNRVVAAIERQAKAGEFRSNLHRGGSANNVKITAQERAIAIKATKTLGLNVAGVDILRADRGPLVMEVNASPGLEGIETTTGFDIAGMMIEFIEQNTQRRFATSASISKS; encoded by the coding sequence ATGAAGATAGCCATTCTGTCTCGTGATGGGGCGTTATATTCCTGCAAACGTCTGCGTGAAGCGGCTGAGGCGCGTAAGCACAGCGTTGAGATCATTGATCCGCTTTCCTGCTACATGAATATCAATTCAGCGGCGCCGTCGGTGCATTATCGTGGGCGTCGGTTGGATAAATATGACGCGGTCATTCCGCGTATCGGTTCACAGATCACGTTTTACGGCACGGCGGTATTACGCCAGTTTGAAATGCTGGGAAGCTACCCGCTGAATAATTCTGTGGCGGTAATCCGTGCCCGCGACAAACTGCATTCACTACAGCTACTTGCCCGTGAAGGCATTGATCTGCCGATTACCGGTTTTGCTCACTCGCCGGATGATACCGGTGACCTGATCGCGATGGTAGGCGGTGCGCCGCTAGTCGTAAAACTAGTGGAAGGCACGCAGGGGATTGGAGTGGTGTTGGCTGAGACGCGTCAGGCGGCAGAAAGCGTGATTGATGCCTTTCGCGGGCTGAATGCGCATATTTTGGTGCAGGAATACGTACGTGAAGCGCAGGGTAAAGATATTCGCTGTCTTGTTATCGGCAACCGTGTGGTGGCGGCGATTGAACGGCAGGCAAAAGCGGGGGAGTTCCGTTCAAACCTGCATCGCGGCGGCTCGGCGAATAACGTGAAAATTACGGCGCAGGAGCGTGCTATCGCCATCAAGGCGACGAAAACGCTGGGGCTGAATGTCGCAGGCGTTGATATTTTGCGTGCCGACCGGGGGCCGCTGGTGATGGAAGTCAACGCTTCGCCGGGGCTGGAAGGGATTGAAACGACGACTGGGTTTGATATTGCTGGCATGATGATTGAGTTTATTGAGCAAAATACTCAGAGGCGCTTCGCAACATCGGCAAGCATAAGTAAAAGTTAG
- the nfsA gene encoding oxygen-insensitive NADPH nitroreductase — protein MTPTIDLLQRHRSIRAFTSQPVTDEQRHAIITSAQSASSSSFLQCSSIIRITDPAVRETLVHYTGEQGYVAQAAEFWVFCADFHRHVAIFPQAETGLAEQLLIGCVDTALMAQNALVAAESLGLGGVFIGGIRNRIADVTQLLQLPTLVIPLFGLCLGHPDAEPMLKPRMPTAMLLHENVYQPLDHDVLAQYDRQMVEYYLQRTGSRRESWSEHVERTLKKELRPFMLDYLHQQGWAIR, from the coding sequence GTGACACCGACTATTGATTTGCTACAGCGCCACCGTTCTATTCGCGCGTTTACGTCTCAGCCAGTAACGGATGAGCAACGCCACGCCATTATTACCTCCGCACAAAGCGCGTCCAGTTCCAGTTTTTTACAATGCAGCTCTATTATTCGTATTACCGATCCTGCCGTGCGCGAAACGCTGGTTCACTATACCGGCGAACAAGGCTATGTAGCGCAGGCGGCAGAATTTTGGGTCTTTTGTGCCGATTTCCACCGCCATGTAGCGATCTTCCCACAGGCAGAAACCGGGCTGGCCGAGCAGTTGCTGATTGGCTGTGTCGATACCGCGCTCATGGCGCAGAATGCGCTGGTCGCCGCAGAGTCGCTGGGATTAGGTGGGGTATTTATCGGTGGAATCCGCAACCGAATCGCCGATGTCACGCAGTTGCTGCAATTGCCAACGCTGGTTATACCATTGTTTGGCCTGTGCCTGGGGCATCCGGATGCAGAACCGATGCTGAAACCGCGTATGCCAACCGCTATGCTGCTGCATGAGAATGTCTATCAACCGCTCGACCACGATGTGCTGGCGCAATACGATCGGCAAATGGTGGAATATTATCTGCAACGTACCGGTAGTCGCCGCGAAAGCTGGAGTGAGCACGTCGAACGGACGCTGAAAAAAGAGTTGCGTCCATTCATGCTGGACTACTTACATCAACAAGGATGGGCGATACGTTAG
- a CDS encoding GrxA family glutaredoxin: MFAVIFGRPACPYCVRAKELAEKLAEQRDDFSFRYVDIHAEGISKEDLSKTVGKPVETVPQIFLDEKHIGGCTDFEAYAKEHLALFQS; encoded by the coding sequence ATGTTCGCTGTAATTTTCGGGCGCCCCGCTTGCCCTTATTGTGTACGTGCGAAAGAACTGGCAGAGAAATTGGCCGAGCAACGTGATGACTTCAGCTTCCGCTATGTAGACATCCATGCAGAAGGTATCTCGAAAGAAGATTTGTCCAAGACGGTAGGAAAGCCGGTTGAAACCGTGCCGCAGATTTTCCTGGACGAAAAACACATCGGCGGCTGCACCGATTTTGAAGCCTACGCCAAAGAACATCTGGCCCTGTTCCAGTCATAA
- a CDS encoding inner membrane protein YbjM produces the protein MAKNKGWVGATCCFLLFTVVFLSQKIEASDVVVNDGLRGSPGMLLFLLPGMVACFLSARGRLLYPLFGALAAMPVCLLVLHLWNTPMRSFWQELAYVMSAVFWCVLGALGVLCLRSLYRRYLR, from the coding sequence ATGGCAAAAAATAAAGGTTGGGTCGGCGCGACCTGCTGTTTTCTTTTGTTCACCGTGGTATTTCTGAGCCAAAAGATTGAGGCATCGGATGTTGTGGTGAATGACGGGCTGCGTGGTAGTCCGGGGATGTTGCTTTTTCTGCTGCCCGGCATGGTGGCCTGTTTTCTTTCCGCACGCGGCCGCTTGCTTTACCCGTTGTTTGGCGCACTGGCGGCGATGCCCGTATGCTTACTGGTGCTTCATCTGTGGAATACGCCGATGCGATCTTTCTGGCAAGAGCTGGCCTATGTGATGAGCGCGGTCTTTTGGTGTGTGCTGGGCGCGTTGGGCGTGCTGTGTTTACGTAGCCTTTATCGACGCTATCTTCGTTGA
- a CDS encoding aspartate:alanine antiporter, which yields MNINVANLLNGNYILLLFVVLSLGLCLGKLRLGPVQLGNSIGVLVVSLLLGQQHFSINTEALSLGFMLFIFCVGVEAGPNFFSIFFRDGKNYFMLALVMVGSAMLLALGLGKFFGWGIGLTAGMLAGSMTSTPVLVGAGDTLRNTASMGSQLGIEQDHLSLGYALTYLVGLVSLIFGARYLPKLQHQDLPTSAQQIARERGLDADSQRKVYLPVIRAYRVGPELVDWAAGKNLRELGIYRQTGCYIERIRRNGILASPDGDAVLQIGDEIALVGYPDSHSRLNSNFRDGKEVFDRDLLDMRIVTEEIVVKNHNAVGKRLSQLKLTDHGCFLNRIVRSQIEMPIDDSVVLNKGDVLQVSGDARRVKSIADRIGFISIHSQVTDLLAFCAFFVIGIMVGLITIQFSNFTFGIGNAAGLLFAGIMLGFLRANHPTFGYIPQGALNMVKEFGLMVFMAGVGLSAGSTINSSLGEVGIQMLASGLIVSLVPVVICFLFGAYVLKMNRALLFGAMMGARTCAPAMDIISDTARSNIPALGYAGTYAIANVLLTLAGSLIVIIWPELPG from the coding sequence ATGAATATAAACGTCGCTAATTTGTTAAATGGGAATTACATTCTGCTTTTATTCGTGGTTCTTTCATTAGGACTCTGTCTGGGGAAATTACGCCTCGGGCCAGTACAACTCGGTAATTCTATTGGCGTTTTAGTGGTTTCTTTATTACTTGGCCAACAACATTTTTCGATTAATACCGAAGCGCTGAGCCTCGGTTTTATGTTATTTATTTTTTGCGTGGGAGTGGAAGCCGGACCCAATTTCTTTTCTATTTTCTTCCGCGACGGAAAAAATTATTTCATGCTGGCGCTAGTGATGGTCGGTAGCGCAATGCTACTCGCGCTGGGTTTAGGTAAATTCTTTGGCTGGGGAATTGGCCTGACGGCCGGGATGCTGGCGGGTTCCATGACATCCACACCAGTGCTGGTCGGCGCTGGCGACACGCTGCGCAACACCGCCAGTATGGGCAGCCAGCTCGGTATTGAGCAAGACCACCTGAGCCTGGGCTATGCACTGACCTATCTGGTCGGGCTGGTCAGCCTCATTTTTGGCGCACGCTATCTACCCAAACTTCAGCATCAGGATCTCCCCACCAGCGCGCAGCAGATTGCACGCGAGCGCGGGCTAGACGCAGACAGCCAGAGAAAAGTCTATCTGCCAGTGATTCGCGCCTATCGCGTCGGACCGGAACTGGTTGACTGGGCAGCGGGCAAGAATTTGCGCGAGTTGGGAATCTATCGTCAGACCGGCTGCTACATCGAACGCATCCGACGCAACGGCATTCTGGCCAGTCCTGACGGCGATGCCGTTTTACAAATTGGCGATGAAATCGCGCTGGTCGGCTATCCAGATTCGCACTCCCGCCTGAACTCCAATTTCCGCGACGGTAAGGAAGTTTTCGATCGCGATTTGCTGGACATGCGTATTGTCACCGAAGAGATCGTCGTCAAGAATCACAATGCCGTCGGCAAACGCCTTAGCCAATTGAAGCTGACCGATCACGGCTGTTTTCTAAACCGTATTGTCCGCAGCCAGATCGAAATGCCGATTGATGATAGCGTCGTGCTGAATAAAGGAGATGTCTTGCAGGTCAGCGGCGACGCCCGCCGAGTAAAAAGCATTGCTGACAGAATCGGGTTCATTTCTATTCACAGCCAGGTCACCGATCTACTGGCTTTCTGCGCTTTTTTCGTTATCGGTATCATGGTCGGACTGATCACCATCCAATTTAGCAACTTCACTTTTGGTATCGGTAACGCAGCCGGGTTGCTGTTCGCCGGTATCATGCTGGGGTTCCTGCGCGCCAACCACCCGACCTTCGGCTATATTCCGCAAGGCGCACTCAACATGGTCAAAGAATTTGGCCTGATGGTCTTTATGGCTGGCGTTGGGCTGAGTGCAGGCAGCACCATCAACAGTAGCCTGGGTGAAGTCGGTATCCAGATGCTGGCCTCCGGGCTTATTGTCAGTCTGGTGCCGGTGGTGATTTGTTTCCTGTTCGGCGCCTATGTTCTGAAAATGAACCGAGCACTGCTGTTTGGCGCGATGATGGGCGCACGAACCTGTGCTCCTGCGATGGACATTATCAGCGATACGGCTCGCAGTAACATCCCTGCCCTCGGCTATGCGGGCACCTATGCGATCGCCAACGTGCTGCTGACATTAGCGGGTTCACTTATCGTGATTATCTGGCCTGAATTACCCGGCTGA
- the deoC gene encoding deoxyribose-phosphate aldolase, which yields MTDYARYIDHTLLAANATEQQIITLCDEAVAHRFYAVCVNSGYVPLVAEKLKGTDVRVCSVIGFPLGAGLTASKAFEAKAAIDAGAQEIDMVINVGWLKSGKIAAVQADIQAVREVCAAIPLKVILETCLLDDEQIVLVCEMCRQLDVAFVKTSTGFSTGGAREEHVRLMRNTVGNEMGVKASGAVRDRQTAQRMIEAGATRIGTSSGVAIVSGEAAAAGNY from the coding sequence ATGACTGACTACGCACGCTATATCGACCACACACTGCTGGCCGCCAATGCCACCGAACAGCAAATCATCACGCTGTGTGATGAAGCGGTAGCACACCGTTTTTATGCCGTTTGTGTGAATTCAGGTTACGTTCCCTTAGTCGCCGAAAAGCTGAAAGGCACGGACGTGCGGGTATGCTCTGTTATCGGTTTTCCTCTCGGAGCAGGCCTGACTGCCAGTAAGGCTTTTGAAGCCAAAGCGGCGATTGATGCCGGTGCTCAGGAGATCGACATGGTGATTAATGTCGGCTGGTTGAAAAGCGGGAAAATTGCCGCCGTTCAGGCGGATATTCAGGCCGTGCGTGAGGTTTGCGCCGCTATACCGTTGAAGGTAATATTGGAAACCTGTCTGCTTGACGACGAACAGATTGTCCTGGTGTGTGAAATGTGTCGTCAGTTGGATGTCGCGTTCGTCAAAACGTCTACTGGTTTCAGCACCGGCGGCGCACGCGAAGAACACGTTCGACTGATGCGTAACACCGTCGGCAACGAAATGGGTGTCAAAGCATCCGGCGCGGTTCGCGATCGCCAAACGGCACAACGCATGATTGAAGCTGGCGCCACGCGTATCGGCACCAGCTCTGGCGTTGCTATCGTTTCAGGTGAAGCTGCCGCAGCAGGAAACTACTAA
- the deoR gene encoding DNA-binding transcriptional repressor DeoR, which translates to METRRDERIGRLAQALKKTDKLHLKDAAQLLGVSEMTVRRDLNADSTSVMLLGGYVVSDLKNNGVTNYFVSDQQNKHVREKQAIGAAAAPLVEANDTVFFDCGTTIPFIIDAIPDELPFTAICYSLNTFLALQDKKACRVILCGGEYHPDNAIFTPLNQRSELDNVCPNKAFISAAGIELNAGATCFNFAELGMKQRAMATAQRIIIVADSSKFGQIKRACIGPITLFDTVISDSAPGETYLRYFSNNGIQLIHPGD; encoded by the coding sequence ATGGAAACGCGGCGCGACGAACGAATCGGCAGACTGGCTCAGGCATTAAAGAAAACCGATAAACTCCATCTTAAGGACGCCGCACAGCTACTCGGCGTGTCCGAGATGACCGTGCGCCGCGATCTCAATGCCGATTCCACCAGCGTTATGCTGCTCGGCGGCTACGTCGTGAGCGACCTGAAAAATAACGGTGTCACGAACTACTTTGTCTCCGACCAGCAGAACAAGCACGTAAGAGAAAAGCAGGCTATCGGTGCGGCGGCTGCGCCTCTCGTAGAGGCAAACGATACCGTTTTTTTTGACTGCGGCACCACCATCCCCTTCATCATTGATGCCATTCCTGATGAGCTGCCCTTTACCGCGATTTGTTATTCGCTCAATACCTTCCTGGCGCTACAAGACAAAAAGGCGTGCAGAGTGATTTTGTGCGGCGGGGAATATCATCCCGATAACGCAATTTTCACTCCGCTCAACCAGCGCAGCGAACTGGACAACGTGTGCCCGAATAAAGCGTTTATCTCTGCGGCGGGTATCGAACTTAACGCAGGTGCTACCTGCTTTAACTTTGCCGAATTGGGCATGAAACAACGCGCAATGGCGACCGCCCAACGAATCATTATTGTGGCGGACAGCAGCAAGTTCGGCCAGATCAAGCGCGCCTGTATCGGCCCGATAACGCTGTTTGATACGGTCATTTCCGACAGCGCACCGGGCGAAACCTACTTACGTTACTTTTCCAACAACGGCATCCAGTTAATCCACCCAGGGGATTAA
- a CDS encoding serine hydrolase: MKTTPFLTRLTSFSVGAVLLVGVVPFTYAEQMPAVPQIDAKAFILMDYHSGKVLAESNADERLDPASLTKIMASYVIGQAIKSGKISPTDEVTVGKDAWATGNPALRGSSLMFLKPGDRIPVSELNKGIVIQSGNDASIALADYVAGSQDAFVSLMNNYVKALNLTNTHFLTVHGLDATGQYSTARDMALLGQALIRDVPEEYALHKEKEFTFNNIRQPNRNRLLWSTNLNVDGVKTGHTNGAGHNLVASATEGNMRLISVVLGAQTDAIRFRESEKLLTWGFRFFETVTPIKADAPFTTQRVWFGTEKEARLGVAQDAALTIPKGQMKNLKASFTLNQPQLSAPLTKNQVVGTIDFQLDGKSIGQRELVAMDDIPEAGFFSRLWDTVMMKVQQWFGGLFG; encoded by the coding sequence ATGAAAACAACCCCTTTCCTGACCAGACTCACGTCTTTCTCTGTAGGTGCGGTATTGCTTGTTGGTGTGGTGCCATTCACCTATGCGGAACAGATGCCTGCGGTGCCGCAAATCGACGCCAAAGCCTTTATCCTGATGGATTACCACAGCGGTAAGGTGTTGGCGGAAAGCAATGCCGATGAGCGTCTTGATCCTGCCAGCCTGACAAAAATCATGGCAAGCTATGTCATTGGACAGGCGATTAAATCCGGTAAAATTAGTCCGACTGATGAAGTGACCGTCGGAAAGGATGCCTGGGCAACTGGCAACCCAGCGCTACGTGGTTCGTCACTGATGTTTCTTAAACCGGGTGACCGTATCCCCGTTTCTGAGTTAAATAAAGGGATTGTCATTCAGTCTGGTAACGATGCCAGCATTGCGCTGGCGGATTACGTCGCAGGCAGTCAGGATGCGTTTGTCAGCCTGATGAATAATTATGTGAAGGCGCTTAACCTGACGAATACGCATTTCCTTACTGTGCACGGGCTTGATGCCACAGGGCAGTACAGCACCGCACGTGATATGGCTCTGCTAGGTCAGGCGTTGATTCGCGACGTGCCGGAAGAGTATGCGCTGCACAAGGAAAAAGAATTCACCTTCAATAACATCCGCCAGCCTAACCGCAACCGTCTGCTGTGGAGCACTAACCTGAATGTGGACGGTGTGAAAACTGGCCACACCAACGGCGCGGGACACAATCTGGTCGCCTCGGCAACTGAAGGCAATATGCGTCTGATTTCCGTGGTGCTGGGGGCGCAAACGGATGCCATTCGCTTCCGTGAAAGTGAAAAGCTGCTTACCTGGGGCTTCCGCTTTTTTGAAACGGTAACACCTATCAAGGCGGATGCACCGTTTACCACGCAGCGGGTCTGGTTTGGTACCGAGAAAGAAGCGCGACTTGGCGTCGCACAGGACGCCGCGCTGACTATCCCGAAAGGGCAGATGAAGAACCTGAAAGCCAGCTTTACGCTCAATCAACCACAGCTTTCCGCACCGCTAACCAAGAATCAGGTTGTCGGCACTATCGATTTTCAACTGGATGGCAAAAGCATCGGGCAGCGCGAACTGGTGGCGATGGATGATATCCCCGAGGCCGGTTTCTTTAGCCGCCTCTGGGATACGGTGATGATGAAGGTTCAGCAGTGGTTCGGCGGACTATTCGGTTAA